In the genome of Pseudomonadales bacterium, the window TCAATATCTGCGGTTAAATTCGGCACCGGCACTAGGGCATAAAAGCTATCATGCCCTTCAGGGGCAAAGCTATGATCGGTTGCCGTCGGTCGGTGTAAATAAATTGCCACATCGTCTGATAAACATTGATGATGAAAGATGTTATCGAGCAGTGGCTTAAATGCCTTACCAAAAATAATGCTGTGATGTTCTACCTCGGCATACTGACGTGTGCTGCCAAAAAATAATACAAATAGCCCCATCGATGGTTTGGCAAACCTACAGCGCAGTTTTGCCAGATATGATGCGGAATCGTTTAACAAATGCCGATATAGGTATAGCGGGTCAATATTCGATACACATACATCGCAGGCGAGTGTTTCACTATGATTTATTTCTACGGCTGTGATGTGTTTATCAGTCAGCTGCAAACCAGTCACCTGCTGAGACAATCTGACTTCAATGCCCTGCTCTAGCATTAGCTGATGTAAGGCATCGACCAATGCCTGCGTGCCGCCCATGGCAAAGTGCACACCGTGTTTGCGTTCTAGGTAATGAATCAGGGCATAGATACTGGTGGTATCAAAGGGATTGCCACCTACCAGCAAGGGCGAAACCGAGAGCGCCTGTTGCAGTTTCTCTGAAGAGATATAGCGTTTAACCCATTGTGAAACGGATAGATAACTGCGNAAACGCAGCAAGGCAGGTAGAATCTTTATCATACTGATAAAGCGATGAAATGGTTGATGTGCGAGTTGTTCAAAGCCTAACTGATAAATGGCTTTTGAATCAGCCAGCAACTGATGATAGGAGTCGCTATCGTCTTGACTGAATGCTGCAATGGCAGCATCTATTTGTTCGGCACTGCCACCATAGTTAAAACGCTCGCCATCATCGTAGATAAATTGATACCAAGTATCTAAGGCTTTAAACGTGACATAGTCATCTCGCCGTTTATTAAATAAGGCAAACAGCTCATCAAACAAAAAAGGTGCGGTGATTACCGTAGGGCCTGCATCATGCTTGTAGCCCGATTTCATAAAGCGCTGCGCCCTGCCGCCTGGCTGCGGCAGTTTATCGATCACGGTGACATCAAAGCCTAAAGCCTTAGCCCGAAGAGCAGCGGCAATACCGCCAAAACCAGCACCCATTACAACAAGCTTGTTCATAGGCCAGCCAAGCGCTGTTTCAGACTGAGAATTGCGGTTAGTAAGGGGCGCGTTACAGCAGACTTATATCGAATCAACTCATCTTCCAGCGCGTTCAACAGCAAATAGATTTCAGCGATGATTGCAGTTTTAGCATGTTCTAGAGGGTCGCTGTGCTGTTGATGACGAAATTCATACATATATATACTCACCGCGTTAGGCTGGTGATTGGCCGCATCTGCCTCAGCATCTACGACATCGTCATACAGTTGATAGGCAAGCGCGAAATTGCTTGCAGATTGATTCAGTAAATACTGCCAGTGTTTAGCATCAACAAATAGGCATGGCAACATAACGGCCAGCTGGATGAGAGGTGCTGCTTTGTCGGTTGCAATAGAGCGATACTGCGAACAAGTAAGGCTTGCATTGCGATGCAGATCGGCAACCTGACCTCGAATGGTTTGCTGCGCCAATTGAATGACCGTACTGGATAAATTCTTCGCACTGGTCTGATCTAATTCAGCCGCAATCAGGCAAGCTGCTAAAATCAAGCTGTCGCCCACACAAAGCGCATTCTCTTCGCCAAACTTTAACCACAGGGATAAAGCGTTGCGCCGCAGCGGATCTTTATCTTGAATATCATCATGAATTAAAGAGGCATTATGCAGCAGCTCAACAACGGCAGACAATTTGAGTGCATCAGCAGTATTAATATTCAGCGCACTTGCGGTTTGATAGCAAAGGCTGGCTCGCTTGAAGCTACCTTTATGACTGAAGTGATAATCGATCATCGCTAACACATCATCACCTGCCGCTGCACAGGCATCACGCATAATATCAATTAAGACATGCTGTAGTTTATCAACTTGATAAACTGGCTGTGATAGATGAGTAGAATGCATAAAAATTCCAACTATGTAGATTTCAACAATCGTCTAACGGTAGTGAACTGCCAACTATCATGTTGGCAGTCATCATGTGCGATACAGCAAGTTAATAGCAGAATACCGTATTAAAGATTCAATCAATCATTAATACATGTAGAGCTTCTGGCTAGGCTTCAGCATCCTGAGTAGCAGCAGCCCAAATAACAACACCGAAAGCGATTTTATTGACAAAGTCAGCAAGGTTATAAATCAGGTTTAAAGCGCCTACATCGGCACCGCCCACCATATAGCCCAATACATAGCCTATCGGATAAATTGCCCAACCTACTGTTACAATTAAGCGCAAGGCTTTAAATGCTTTTTGGCTGGCGGCATTGCCGCTGTCACTATTTATTTGACTGGCTTGGCCAAGAAATATCTCATAGATAATGTATAACCAACCGGCCATACCAATAATAAAGCCAAGGGTTACATTAATAGCGCCTACCTCACCTAAGTAACCGCCTACCAGCATCACCACACTGGCAATTAGCAACTTCCAGAATAAGCTACTTGGGACAATCGCAATCGCCGCCAAAATCAANTANAACTCAATAATCTGCANGGGTACTGTTAGTAACCAGTCTACATAGCGGAATACCGTTGGGCTTTGACCTGTCTCAACCCATAGGCCACGCATATAAAAATAATGCAAACAGGCAATACCGGTAACCATGGCCGCCACGGTGAGTGACGTCTTCCATTTACCGACGGCGCGATCACGCTCTACAAAGAAGAAGTATGTTGCGGCCAACATCGCTGCTGACATCAACCAGAAAGANACACCTACAAAGTCGCTTGGATTAAGCATAGTTCTCACCTCAAAGTTATTAACCTTGGTTATGGAACAGCTTAAGCCATAGACCGTTTTAATGTTAACTACAACTATTAATGCGTTGTTATTATTTTACTGCAATTAAGTGTTAGATGATTTAACAGAATTAATCTAGTTACGCTGTATGTATTTGTATAGATTAAAATTCAATAAAACGCAAAGCTTAAACGTTTATTTGGCAATTATGGTTTGCCAATATTGAAATTTATAAATTATTTTTAGAATCTAAAAAATAATTTTTAGTACTTTTTTGTTATTAGACAAGTGGTGAGGCTTGACTAAGCTGCAGAATAGTCACTTCTACAATTGTGCCGTATACCATTAACACAGATTTAAAAAATTAGTTCAGTTTATGAGAGATTCAGCCATGAAATCGATGACCTTTCGTTTTACCACCGAAGCCGAAGTCACCCTGAACGGCAGCTGCTATGAAGAGCTCTACATGCAGTTTAAAGCTTTTTTACATCAAGAAGCGAACGCCTTAGACAATGCTGAAATCAGCATCATGCCGCCTGAGGATAGTCAAATGTTTGTGAGTCTCGACGGCGAAGCACTGTTTGAAATTACCGCATTACGCGGCGATTTTAATCGAGACATATCACATAACCCCAATCATATCGCACCGAAAACCGATACTTTGGGAACCGATACTATTGTCCATCAGTAAGGGCTAAGAAACTCTTTAAGTATCTAAAGGGTTGTTATTTGAGCATGGCTTTTGTTAGTGGCGAGGCTGCCAAGTGCCTCGCCGTTTAGGCTAATCTATACCACTCCAACTGCGTGTTGAGATTGGCCCGCTAGCTTTGCTTATGCTTACCGGTATACCAGTCAAGTGCGCCATACCTGACAACGACTCAATATTGTCTGGTCCGTCAGAGGCCAATATATTCACATTGGCACCCGCAATATTACTGGCTACAGATAAGCCTTTCGCCCCTTGATGACCCCAGCCATGCGGCACCGATACTGTTTTTTGACTCAACTCTGCTAAAGTTTTAACCGGTAAACGTATTGTTGCAGTGGCCGACTGAATATCAGCAGCATCACCCTCTTGTAAACCCAGCGCCTCGGCATCCAGCGGATTAAGGTATAAGAAATTGGTTTGATTGTTCGCGCCGTTGGTCAACTCATCAATATTTTGTGTCCATGAGTTATGCGTGCTGTGACTCCGTTTGGTAATTAGTCGAAAGCTGCCGGCATGCAAAAGCTGAAGTTCTTGCTCTAATACATTGGCTAAGTTTTCTGCCTCAGTGATAAAACTTGCAGGCGCCAAGTGCACTTTTCTATCCTTGGTTGTTGGTCGCTGGGTGGGTAAAAAGTCATTCGCCTTTGCGCCCTGCCTTTGTCCACCATCTGGCTGTTTTAACCAGGTGTTAAAACTGCCCTGTTTGGCACTTCGCAGCATCATATCCAGCATGAAACGTTGCGGCAATCCTCGCCATGCGTCACCTTTAAGTTTACCGCTAATACGGTTAACTGTAGCCAGCAGGCGCAATGACCACTGTGCTATTTTTGAGTCGAACAAGCTTATGCCACAAGCACTGGCAAGATCTAAATAAATACTGGCTTCGTCGCGCTGCTCAGCTTCTGGCTCTACCAAGGCCTCTGTGGCTGCCATA includes:
- the crtI gene encoding phytoene desaturase — protein: MNKLVVMGAGFGGIAAALRAKALGFDVTVIDKLPQPGGRAQRFMKSGYKHDAGPTVITAPFLFDELFALFNKRRDDYVTFKALDTWYQFIYDDGERFNYGGSAEQIDAAIAAFSQDDSDSYHQLLADSKAIYQLGFEQLAHQPFHRFISMIKILPALLRXRSYLSVSQWVKRYISSEKLQQALSVSPLLVGGNPFDTTSIYALIHYLERKHGVHFAMGGTQALVDALHQLMLEQGIEVRLSQQVTGLQLTDKHITAVEINHSETLACDVCVSNIDPLYLYRHLLNDSASYLAKLRCRFAKPSMGLFVLFFGSTRQYAEVEHHSIIFGKAFKPLLDNIFHHQCLSDDVAIYLHRPTATDHSFAPEGHDSFYALVPVPNLTADI
- a CDS encoding polyprenyl synthetase family protein, encoding MHSTHLSQPVYQVDKLQHVLIDIMRDACAAAGDDVLAMIDYHFSHKGSFKRASLCYQTASALNINTADALKLSAVVELLHNASLIHDDIQDKDPLRRNALSLWLKFGEENALCVGDSLILAACLIAAELDQTSAKNLSSTVIQLAQQTIRGQVADLHRNASLTCSQYRSIATDKAAPLIQLAVMLPCLFVDAKHWQYLLNQSASNFALAYQLYDDVVDAEADAANHQPNAVSIYMYEFRHQQHSDPLEHAKTAIIAEIYLLLNALEDELIRYKSAVTRPLLTAILSLKQRLAGL
- a CDS encoding bacteriorhodopsin encodes the protein MLNPSDFVGVSFWLMSAAMLAATYFFFVERDRAVGKWKTSLTVAAMVTGIACLHYFYMRGLWVETGQSPTVFRYVDWLLTVPXQIIEXXLILAAIAIVPSSLFWKLLIASVVMLVGGYLGEVGAINVTLGFIIGMAGWLYIIYEIFLGQASQINSDSGNAASQKAFKALRLIVTVGWAIYPIGYVLGYMVGGADVGALNLIYNLADFVNKIAFGVVIWAAATQDAEA